The Euphorbia lathyris chromosome 8, ddEupLath1.1, whole genome shotgun sequence genome has a window encoding:
- the LOC136202983 gene encoding SWR1 complex subunit 2 — MEGPKEEAPPVFLDRATRATRGKRMNKLLDEELEEDELFWNQDALKEEEEDNNYEEENEAADEFDSDFDDDEPEPDEEAENVTDERTHKKKRLIFPGKSSSKKKKKQKVLANLDKPSTDEKSVEQSTATEHHDGPDDVEGERIVRKSTRTSVIVRQAERDAIRAALQATMKPIKRKKEGEEKRMTQEEMLLEAAQTEIMNLRNLERVLAREEEVKKRAIVHKAVYSGPQIRYFSKDGDTYLEFRGVSFQSEISTKSVPYPEKAVCAITGLPAKYRDPKTGLPYATKEAFKIIRERFMDKNNMKKEMEMGGLFDFLNGKGFPSRRKRSPISSRCRVPNFSYVSQFGTAPTIDIDSSE; from the exons ATGGAGGGCCCTAAAGAAGAGGCACCGCCTGTGTTTCTGGATCGAGCCACTCGGGCAACCAGAGGAAAACG TATGAACAAGTTGCTTGATGAGGAACTTGAAGAGGACGAGTTGTTCTGGAACCAGGATGCTCTAAAAGAG gaagaggaggataataattatgaagaagaaaatgaggcTGCTGATGAGTTTGACAGTGACTTTGATGATGAT GAGCCTGAGCCAGATGaagaagctgaaaatgttaCTGATGAAAG GACACACAAAAAGAAGAGACTTATTTTTCCTGGAAAGTCTTCatcaaagaagaaaaagaaacagaaagtCCTTGCCAACTTGGATAAGCCTTCAACTGATGAAAAATCAGTTGAACAGTCCACTGCTACTGAACATCATGATGGCCCTGATGATGTTGAAGGTGAGAGGATAGTGAGGAAATCCACAAGAACTTCAGTGATTGTTAGGCAAGCTGAGAGAGATGCAATACGTGCAGCTTTACAGGCAACAATGAAG ccaataaaaaggaaaaaggaaggTGAAGAAAAGAGGATGACACAAGAAGAAATGCTTCTGGAAGCAGCTCAAACAG AAATCATGAATTTGAGGAACTTAGAGCGTGTTTTGGCGAGGGAAGAAGAAGTTAAGAAAAGAGCAATTGTGCATAAAGCTGTTTACAGTGGCCCACAGATACGATATTTTTCTAAAGATG GTGACACATATCTAGAATTCAGAGGAGTATCGTTTCAGTCTGAGATTTCAACAAAATCCGTTCCAT ATCCAGAAAAGGCTGTGTGCGCTATTACGGGATTGCCTGCTAA GTACCGTGATCCAAAGACAGGTTTACCTTATGCAACAAAAGAAGCTTTTAAAATTATTCGTGAGCG GTTTATGGATAAAAATAACATGAAAAAGGAAATGGAGATGGGAGGTCTATTTGATTTCCTTAATGGTAAAGGATTCCCGAGCAGAAGGAAGCGATCGCCAATTTCAAGTAGATGCAGAGTTCCAAATTTTTCATACGTGTCTCAGTTTGGCACTGCTCCTACCATAGATATTGATTCTTCAGAATGA